DNA from Methanobacterium sp.:
TATTCTACGAGCCCATGAAGTGTTTCCAGGAGTGAGAACTGGAGTTTTCTGCGTTATATCCGATATTGAATTCCGTTTCATGTTGGATAAAAATGTCAGCAGTATTTTCATACCCCAAGAAGTGATATTTGACACTTACACCTGGCAGGAGATAAGAAACATACTGGATGACCGGGTAAAAGCAGGTTTTTATCCTGGGGTCTTATCTGATGAGATTTTAGACGAAATTGTGGATTTTACCAATTCAACTGGTGATTTGCGGGTGGGGATTGATCTTCTCCGCACCACTGGGAATTTTGCAGAGGCAGACGCCTCCCGGAATATTGAAAATAAACATCTGGAAAGGGCATTACAGGATTTTGACTCCCAAAGCCTGAAGAACACTATAAACAATCTCACTGATGATGAGAAGGGATTATTAGAGGTAATAGTTGAACAAAAAGAGGATAATCCCACTGCAGGAGATTTATATAATCTTTTAAATGAAAAAAGACCTCTAAGTTACGCATCATTCGACCGGGCTCTTAAAAAACTGGAATTCATGCGGGTAATTGACACAAAATTCACTGGAAAAGGAAAAAGGGGAAACACACGCCAAGTTATGTTGCGATTTAATCATGAAGAAGTAGATAAGTATTTGAAATAAATCAAAGTACCAACAAAATATTAAAGTGTAAGAATGGGGGGATTTTTAGATGAGTGATTATCGTTTGAACTTTTCAGAGTATGATCTTGATGTTAAGGCGAAAATAAAGGAACTGGGCTATGACACTGGTAATTCTATTGTTTTTCTCCCCTACAAATTCGAACAATCCCAAACTACTGATGACATGATCTATACCATGCCAGAAATCATAATGGGAAAATCATTCAACATGATGGATTTTAAAACCGAATTTTTAACTGGTAGGAAAGAATTGGAACTTTTAGATGAGATTGGAACCCTGATCATAACCATCATGATCCCCACACAAATGTTCCTGGTTTTCCCAATTCTCATGAACATCTTATCAAGGCAGCTGCCCCAATATTATGATGAAGAAAAGATTGGCTTTAATTTCATACTAGAAAAACCCGATGGAAAATATCTTAAAATTGACTACTTTGGGTTACTGGCAGATTTTGCTGAATCTAAAAAGGAAGTAATCGAAACCAGCAAAGATGTAATGGGCCTATCCTATTCGGACATAATTGCCATATTAGAGGATGCCTTAAAAACTGGATCCATTAACCAGATGCATTTTAAAATGATGAAAAATGCATTTTCACCCTAATAACATCACTAAATTGAAGGAGTGTACCTAAAATAGGCTGTGTATACCTTCATAGACTACAAATTCTTGAAATGCTGATGCAGGAATAACATGTATGTTGCCCTGTGCATACTGGACTGATGCAGTTTCCATGAGAACTTTACGATTACTCCGATCTTGTGCTTTATTTTTAAGACCATCCATAAGTGACTGCACTGCACTGCCCCTGCTCATTCCATTCTGGTTCTGTTCTTCTCTTAAAAATTCTATGGAATTTCCAGTGACATAACCCTTACCTTTCACATGAACTGGTCCGATGGCCTTTATCATAGCATCTATAGCTTCAGGAGTTACAATGACCACCAGATTAGTTTTCAAGCCAGTGTGGTATTCAACTATTTCCTGAGCTATTTTTGATCCTGCTTCTACATCTGAACTCCATAGTGAGTCGTGTAGGTATAGTTTATCTACACCGTAACTTCTTAATTCAGAATTGGGGGATTTAGTTGGATGTGCCAGACCTCCCGGATAAACCGGAGTCATGTTAACTATTTTTCCATGGTTAACATTTACTACAAAGGCCATGTCCACTGCCCCTACACCAGGTCTTGGTTCAGATGGGTCAGCACATAGGAGAAGTACATTATAGTTTCCATCAAATTTTCCCTCCCCCTGGATATAAAGGTAGGACACATATATACCGGTACCAACAATTAGGATTAGAGTAATAAGTATGATGATGAGTTTTCTTGACATAAGTTTCACTTATCTGTAAAATTATTATATTCTCCAAATTTCTAGTAACATAATTAAATTTAATAGAAAAGGGATAAGAAGTAGAGTTATTATTTCATCACTTAACAAATAAACCTTATGGTAGGTTTTTTAACAGTCAAAGCTAATATTAGGTGAATTTTTTCATGGTAAATATCCCACCTGGAATAAAAAAATATAGATGGTTTAAGCAATTGAGAAGATTCAGGAATTACATGCGAGATTCCTATAAATCCTACAAACACAGGACAGTCATGTGGATTCGGGAATCAGAATTCGTTGAAAACATTAAAGGAGATTATAAACTCACCGAGGAGCAGAAAAAAGAACTCTATAATTCAGTGATCCAAGAATCACATAAACATGCATTGTATGATTTTGATCACAAATCACCACTTGTTTCCATCATAATCGTGAACAGGAATGGTTTGGATCATCTGAAGAGGTTGTTTAAGGATTTTGCTAGTAATGTTCAGTATCCCTCCTATGAAATAATAGTAGTTGATAATGCTTCTCAGGATAATTCAGTGGCCTTTTTAGAGGAACTTTCCAATGTCTTACCACTTAAGCTAATTAGAAATAAGGATAACCAGTCATTTTCAAGATCCAATAATCAAGGAGCTGAAATTGCTGAGGGAAAATATTTACTTCTTCTTAATAACGATGTGGAACCCACCCATGGTTGGTTAAATCATATGATGAGATCAGCAACACAATCAGGGGATGTGGGTGCAGTTGGAGCTAAACTGGTTTACCCGGACTGTTCCCAGTCACGTCTTAACCGAAGAAACTCTTTTAAGATCCAGCATGAAGGCATAGCCTTCAAAGAAGAGGATGGCTTTATAAAACCATATAATTGGGGTAATGGAGAACCTTTCAGTGTGGGGGAGTTGGTGGATGAAGCCCGGGCTGCGGTTACTGGTGCGGCGTTACTGGTTGAAAAAGAAAAATACTTCCAAGTTGATGGATTGGATGAGGGGTATATCTACGGCTATGAAGATGTTGATTTTTGTCTGAAATTACTAAAAAAAGGGTACAACAATATCTATTGTCCTCGAGCTGTTTTATTCCATTATGAATTCGGAACACAGGAAAAACATAAGAAGAAAAATATTAAAACATGGCGTTTGAATAATCAAAAGATTTTCAGGGAAAGATGGAATAAGTGGCTGCGCAGGGAGCTTTTAATGGATAAGTTGAACTGTGGCTATGTGTTTTCTGATAAACCCTTAAAAGTGGCCTTTGTGGTGACTGAAACTGGTGAGAAT
Protein-coding regions in this window:
- a CDS encoding ORC1-type DNA replication protein, which produces MSNSVENILMGEETLFKDITVFNPDFVPENYLHRESQMEALALCLRPALKGGKPVNSVVVGSPATGKTTAIHKIFEIVAKKSQKLATAYVNCQLYNTRFNIFAQIYQQLFGYLPAETGVPFSRIYGEIMKKLSNEGKALVVALDDVNHLFYRKNANQILYDILRAHEVFPGVRTGVFCVISDIEFRFMLDKNVSSIFIPQEVIFDTYTWQEIRNILDDRVKAGFYPGVLSDEILDEIVDFTNSTGDLRVGIDLLRTTGNFAEADASRNIENKHLERALQDFDSQSLKNTINNLTDDEKGLLEVIVEQKEDNPTAGDLYNLLNEKRPLSYASFDRALKKLEFMRVIDTKFTGKGKRGNTRQVMLRFNHEEVDKYLK
- a CDS encoding DUF4012 domain-containing protein, whose product is MSRKLIIILITLILIVGTGIYVSYLYIQGEGKFDGNYNVLLLCADPSEPRPGVGAVDMAFVVNVNHGKIVNMTPVYPGGLAHPTKSPNSELRSYGVDKLYLHDSLWSSDVEAGSKIAQEIVEYHTGLKTNLVVIVTPEAIDAMIKAIGPVHVKGKGYVTGNSIEFLREEQNQNGMSRGSAVQSLMDGLKNKAQDRSNRKVLMETASVQYAQGNIHVIPASAFQEFVVYEGIHSLF